The uncultured Desulfobulbus sp. genome window below encodes:
- a CDS encoding choice-of-anchor D domain-containing protein, which yields MAVGGSGGSRSTDGTAGDGAAAEASTTSLSESGITNATATATGGSGGAGTANNASGGNGGDASSSSTAQSSSSDTSGYSYAATSSSTATGGNGGGAQGSGSGGDGGSATNTTEAISTDAANTSGVTATGHAYGGSGGNLLYTSVNAVAGDGGNATSSTTATAAGSQNVSANDSAVGGAGGNGYYYSTSPGDGGDGGNASSTAQAEQNGAATLTAAAYANATGGSGGYARGTGHQGGNGGTATAQATAIGTGSGYTSARSQAYGGAGGAGYEGADGGQGADTTLMDAASGSSEDTLNLTQYAFGGTGGASQDGQAGDGGDATSNLASTSQSDLDLDVRATGGTGGAGSGSGNGGNGGSATVTASGNSPQEGATAKVYITATGGAGGSAEDGVAGDGAAVTLSDSTQGSVRGNGSSLYLPQTAKGGAAGRATGSGDAGTAGAASSSLKLSETTASLVNAATSATGGAGGNRNSAGTASDGAAASATTELTSSSGSATATATSRGGGGGHGTTDGASGGNGGEATSNSTTLTTGLLLNNSTSSTSTATGGDGGYAQGSGTSGSGGNATSTSLAKSTNSASTGSVDANATATGGTASYLRTNASDAIGGSGGEATSTAEASSAGNQATRAYATANGGGGGYIYNAAGATGDGGDGGNASAEATSTQTGASYQTASAQANATGGAGASGQGSGYSGGVGGTAAATAMVTGKGTGTSTAAATIRGGAGGRGYEGADGGDGADATISDAVSGTSEGGLNLDQYAYGGAGGSSVDGEAGDGGTTEDGQAGDGANVSLINAATGSVSGDGSQLDLDQYAYGGNAGTVSGTGSTGTAGTATSSLRHAEYSAAYVYVDTRAYGGSGQTLRTTGTAASGALAEATTQLSSSSGAAYGYSYTTGGSGGYGAVDGANGGSGGDAVSKTTVTSTAPVNASNNYYAVYSHGSAIGGTGGYGSGTGTGGDGGNATNTTVGESINSSNTRYVYVRGYATGGTGGAIYGETDHLQAGAGGDALSSSAATAAGNQAVQVIDDAHGGTGGSLNSNGLGSGGDGGDASSTATATQTGSGTNSVYASADASGGAGGSGRGSGNSGGAGGDATATVEASNSDYRIDADSRAYAGQGGLGYDGASQGASGTATATTTATGTLGNATALAQSDAATGLVTQVQTSAAADLGGTRTVQASAGYGSALTGISAITNQQASSYATALPDASSLLPEVRNSAVLANFDIADTTHVFDSNQLDSDIIGFGVLNGAYGSSGDSNSQTRTSVVNFDVDTSQYTTGDQKLLIGFMSPEVLGDGFTDGDGTSVTFKVLVEGREVTNLTQTFTDSTAALSYFNDQTMAIDTSFYSSGTLDVTVQLTVESDNVDDGFATDFVLGNSTITPRAVPYIADTSVDVGEMHVGDTSLAAVNVENVANAGSDGADASFTGTSGATLTNGGTINSLVAGGNDTSSMQVGVDSSTAGNKTGTATILLGSDGQATGAAEDFGQEIINVTGSVYNYAAPTLVTPVDLGEAHVGDSVVATLTIGNVAPDDGFSEYLDASFTGNTTGTITATRGAIDNLAAQASDSASMELTLDTSDAGVRSGTAEVNFISDPNGINSLGSTDLGNQNATATVTTYRYAEYSINQSTAPSYVRQGDTVESTLTITNTAVADRYSENLDATFTGSTNIITSGAIDDLTAGSSDTTMTMGLDTSSLGVQSGSATVEFVSDGDGINLLGQTTQGSTTVQVSTTVTQTATANVQNTVNFGNVHVGDSVADQSVTVTNTRASEDAAYTDYLDASWDSGSINNGQITLKGSVEDLAAGQTSTALSVSLNTSTAGAINTTGTVNLFSDGDRFNLGTSDIGSEDVTIQAYVATATVWNYAQAVIDTAQIDLGNIRQGELSPTAALSITNGAPDNGYSEKLDASIDSMVGNVSASGEIALLSAQATDNSTMKVSLDDTSVAGAQSGTVTLSLASNGEGTSGLGITDLAPQDVNISASVIRTAQGSVDPLTMLVGRVGDTLSQAINISNSAAADGYSEALDVSASANGDVTVSGSVNALAAGDTDTSIMVSVDSSTSGTSNGAVSLALESNGQEFGFANNIDLGTEIVNVSSIVYDYAEADLITTIDFGTVRVNTDATQVTTLANSASGALVDDLVLNSTNMSEGFTASVESTTIAAGDSTKVELNMNTSTAGIYTGTATLGFLSRNSDIADATLGDSTVMLTGTVNNLAEAVIFDTTDSYEDALLSGGGTQYTIDFGTLLLDNLGSTLQDEFALTNAATGPADNLDGDFSSLSQNSAFSLSGFDNFEDLSASALLSGLLVSLDTSLLTLGAYEETITLNPYSTFWNYYGDYSLDSIEILFKVNVVEGGTNPVPEPNSVLLFFSGLAALLVRHRKSHR from the coding sequence GTGGCAGTCGGAGGCAGCGGCGGCTCACGCAGTACAGATGGCACTGCAGGCGATGGGGCCGCGGCAGAGGCAAGCACCACGAGTCTCAGTGAATCAGGTATTACCAATGCGACAGCTACCGCCACCGGTGGCAGCGGCGGTGCAGGCACGGCAAATAACGCCAGCGGGGGCAACGGAGGCGACGCCTCCAGCTCCAGCACCGCCCAGAGCTCCAGCAGTGACACTTCGGGCTATTCGTATGCTGCCACCAGCTCCAGTACCGCGACAGGCGGAAACGGAGGAGGGGCCCAAGGAAGTGGAAGCGGAGGCGATGGTGGCTCGGCAACCAACACCACGGAGGCAATAAGCACTGATGCCGCCAACACCAGCGGTGTCACGGCGACAGGACACGCCTATGGCGGCTCCGGGGGCAACCTTTTATATACCAGCGTCAATGCAGTGGCCGGTGACGGGGGCAACGCTACCAGCAGCACAACCGCCACAGCTGCCGGCAGCCAGAATGTGAGCGCCAATGATTCTGCCGTCGGTGGTGCAGGCGGCAACGGGTATTACTACTCTACTTCTCCTGGGGACGGGGGGGATGGCGGCAATGCCAGCTCCACCGCTCAGGCGGAACAGAACGGCGCGGCAACCCTGACTGCCGCTGCATATGCCAATGCCACTGGTGGGTCCGGGGGATATGCTCGAGGCACCGGCCACCAGGGCGGAAACGGCGGCACAGCCACTGCCCAGGCAACCGCCATCGGGACCGGCAGTGGGTATACATCTGCCAGAAGCCAGGCATATGGCGGAGCTGGTGGGGCCGGATACGAAGGGGCCGATGGAGGTCAGGGTGCTGATACAACCCTGATGGATGCAGCCAGTGGCAGCAGTGAAGATACACTCAATCTCACCCAGTATGCCTTTGGTGGGACTGGCGGTGCTTCCCAGGATGGGCAGGCTGGGGATGGCGGAGATGCAACCTCCAATCTGGCCAGTACCAGTCAAAGCGATCTCGATCTCGACGTTCGTGCAACCGGTGGCACGGGTGGGGCTGGCAGTGGCAGCGGAAACGGCGGCAATGGTGGATCCGCAACTGTCACGGCAAGCGGAAACTCACCCCAGGAAGGGGCCACCGCTAAGGTTTACATCACTGCAACCGGTGGAGCTGGCGGCAGTGCTGAAGACGGTGTAGCCGGGGATGGTGCGGCCGTCACCCTGAGTGACTCAACCCAGGGGTCAGTCAGAGGGAATGGCAGTTCGCTCTACCTGCCCCAGACCGCCAAAGGCGGGGCCGCCGGCCGGGCAACAGGAAGCGGCGATGCTGGTACGGCCGGAGCGGCCAGCTCATCGTTAAAGCTCAGCGAAACCACAGCCTCCTTAGTCAACGCGGCAACCTCTGCAACCGGTGGTGCTGGCGGCAACCGCAATTCCGCAGGAACTGCCAGTGATGGCGCTGCTGCTTCGGCAACGACAGAGCTCACTAGTAGTTCGGGAAGCGCTACCGCCACTGCCACAAGCAGAGGAGGTGGCGGCGGTCACGGTACCACCGATGGGGCCAGCGGCGGTAATGGGGGGGAGGCAACAAGCAACTCCACCACCCTGACCACAGGCCTACTCCTCAACAATTCAACCTCCAGTACAAGCACGGCCACAGGAGGAGACGGGGGATACGCGCAAGGCAGTGGTACCAGCGGCAGCGGGGGCAATGCGACCTCCACCTCTTTAGCCAAGAGCACAAACAGTGCAAGTACTGGTAGCGTTGACGCAAACGCCACCGCGACAGGAGGTACAGCCAGCTACCTTCGCACTAATGCAAGCGACGCGATTGGCGGCAGTGGTGGGGAGGCCACCAGTACCGCCGAGGCCTCCAGTGCAGGAAACCAGGCAACCCGAGCCTATGCCACCGCCAATGGCGGTGGTGGTGGATACATCTACAATGCCGCTGGAGCAACCGGCGACGGCGGTGACGGCGGCAATGCCAGTGCGGAGGCCACCTCCACCCAAACAGGTGCAAGCTATCAAACCGCTTCGGCACAGGCCAATGCCACCGGCGGTGCAGGAGCATCTGGACAGGGTAGCGGCTACAGCGGTGGCGTGGGAGGAACGGCCGCGGCTACGGCTATGGTCACGGGAAAAGGCACAGGAACCTCCACGGCCGCGGCTACCATTCGTGGCGGTGCGGGTGGCAGGGGATACGAAGGAGCTGATGGCGGAGACGGTGCCGATGCCACAATATCCGATGCAGTCAGCGGCACAAGCGAGGGTGGGCTCAACCTCGATCAATACGCCTACGGTGGCGCTGGTGGAAGCTCGGTAGATGGTGAGGCCGGTGATGGCGGCACCACGGAGGATGGGCAGGCAGGTGATGGGGCCAATGTCTCACTAATAAACGCAGCAACGGGTTCAGTTAGCGGTGATGGCAGCCAGCTCGACCTTGATCAATATGCCTACGGTGGCAATGCCGGTACCGTTTCCGGCACCGGGAGCACAGGCACCGCAGGTACGGCCACATCTTCCCTGCGACATGCAGAGTACAGTGCAGCATATGTGTATGTGGACACACGCGCCTATGGTGGCAGTGGGCAAACGCTTCGAACTACGGGAACAGCAGCCAGCGGTGCCTTGGCCGAAGCTACCACCCAGCTGAGTTCCAGCTCTGGAGCTGCCTATGGATACTCTTATACAACTGGGGGCTCAGGAGGCTACGGCGCAGTTGATGGGGCAAACGGTGGTAGTGGTGGTGACGCTGTCAGCAAGACTACTGTCACTAGCACCGCTCCTGTAAACGCGAGCAACAATTATTACGCAGTCTACAGTCACGGATCGGCCATTGGAGGAACCGGTGGCTACGGGTCGGGGACCGGTACCGGAGGTGATGGCGGTAATGCAACCAACACTACGGTGGGTGAAAGCATAAACAGCAGCAACACCCGCTATGTCTATGTGCGCGGTTACGCAACCGGTGGTACTGGTGGTGCAATCTATGGGGAAACCGACCATCTTCAGGCCGGTGCTGGTGGAGATGCGCTCAGCTCATCTGCTGCTACAGCTGCTGGCAATCAAGCCGTCCAGGTCATTGACGATGCGCACGGTGGTACCGGCGGTAGCCTCAACAGCAATGGACTTGGTAGTGGTGGAGACGGTGGCGATGCCAGCTCCACAGCTACAGCGACTCAGACCGGATCGGGAACCAACTCCGTTTACGCCTCTGCCGATGCATCCGGTGGGGCCGGCGGATCAGGCCGTGGCAGTGGCAACAGCGGTGGTGCGGGTGGCGATGCCACGGCAACTGTTGAAGCCAGCAACAGCGACTACCGGATTGACGCAGACAGTCGTGCCTATGCAGGCCAGGGTGGACTCGGCTACGACGGAGCAAGCCAGGGAGCTAGCGGAACCGCAACCGCAACAACTACGGCAACGGGCACTCTAGGAAACGCAACCGCACTGGCCCAGTCTGATGCGGCGACAGGCCTGGTCACCCAGGTGCAAACCTCGGCAGCTGCAGACCTTGGCGGCACCCGCACGGTGCAGGCGAGCGCGGGCTACGGCAGCGCACTGACCGGCATCAGCGCAATTACCAACCAGCAGGCCTCGAGTTATGCCACCGCACTGCCCGATGCTTCGTCCCTCCTCCCCGAGGTACGCAACAGTGCGGTACTGGCAAACTTTGATATCGCCGATACCACCCATGTCTTTGACTCGAATCAGTTGGATTCGGACATTATCGGTTTTGGTGTGCTCAACGGTGCCTACGGTTCCTCAGGCGACAGCAACAGCCAGACCCGTACATCGGTGGTCAACTTCGACGTGGACACAAGCCAATACACCACGGGTGACCAGAAACTGCTGATCGGCTTCATGTCGCCCGAGGTTCTGGGCGATGGCTTTACCGATGGTGATGGCACCTCGGTAACCTTTAAAGTTCTGGTTGAAGGGCGCGAGGTAACCAATCTCACTCAAACCTTTACCGATTCTACTGCGGCGCTCTCCTACTTCAATGACCAGACCATGGCCATCGATACCAGCTTCTATAGCAGCGGTACCCTAGATGTAACGGTGCAACTCACCGTAGAATCCGACAATGTGGATGACGGCTTTGCCACGGATTTTGTTCTGGGCAATTCCACCATCACTCCACGCGCAGTTCCTTATATCGCTGATACCAGCGTGGATGTGGGTGAGATGCACGTGGGCGATACTTCCCTTGCTGCAGTGAATGTTGAGAATGTGGCGAACGCCGGTTCCGACGGAGCAGATGCCTCGTTCACCGGGACATCGGGAGCGACCCTTACCAACGGGGGTACAATCAACTCACTGGTGGCAGGCGGCAACGATACAAGTTCCATGCAGGTGGGAGTTGACAGTTCTACAGCCGGTAACAAAACAGGAACCGCGACCATCCTTCTGGGCTCTGACGGACAAGCCACCGGAGCAGCGGAAGACTTTGGTCAGGAAATAATCAACGTCACCGGCTCGGTCTATAACTACGCGGCCCCGACCCTGGTTACCCCGGTGGACCTGGGTGAGGCGCATGTAGGTGACAGCGTAGTCGCCACTCTGACAATAGGCAACGTGGCCCCCGATGATGGGTTCTCCGAATACCTGGATGCCAGCTTCACCGGCAACACCACAGGGACGATTACTGCTACCCGTGGGGCCATCGACAACCTGGCCGCTCAAGCCAGTGACAGTGCCAGCATGGAACTCACCCTGGACACCAGCGATGCCGGCGTTCGCAGCGGAACAGCTGAAGTCAACTTCATTTCCGACCCCAATGGCATCAACTCACTGGGAAGCACGGATCTGGGCAATCAGAACGCCACAGCTACGGTCACGACCTATCGGTATGCCGAGTACAGTATCAATCAAAGCACAGCCCCCTCCTATGTACGCCAGGGGGACACGGTTGAGAGCACTCTGACGATTACAAATACGGCGGTCGCCGATAGATATTCGGAAAACCTGGACGCGACCTTTACCGGCTCAACCAATATAATAACCAGTGGCGCCATTGATGATCTGACAGCGGGAAGTTCCGATACCACCATGACCATGGGGCTGGATACCTCCAGCCTAGGAGTGCAGTCCGGTTCAGCCACCGTGGAGTTTGTTTCCGATGGTGACGGTATTAACTTGCTGGGACAAACCACTCAGGGCAGCACCACCGTTCAGGTTTCCACCACGGTTACCCAGACAGCGACGGCCAATGTCCAGAACACGGTGAACTTTGGCAATGTTCATGTGGGCGATAGTGTTGCCGATCAGTCAGTTACAGTGACAAATACCCGGGCCAGTGAAGATGCGGCCTATACCGATTATCTGGACGCTAGCTGGGACAGCGGATCCATAAACAACGGCCAGATAACCCTTAAGGGTTCAGTGGAGGATCTGGCGGCAGGACAAACAAGTACTGCGCTCAGCGTGTCTCTGAACACTAGCACTGCAGGCGCCATCAATACAACCGGCACGGTGAACCTCTTTTCCGATGGGGATAGATTTAACCTAGGCACCTCGGATATTGGCTCTGAGGATGTCACCATCCAGGCTTATGTAGCCACAGCTACGGTCTGGAATTACGCCCAGGCGGTAATTGATACCGCGCAGATTGATCTGGGCAATATCCGCCAGGGAGAACTGAGCCCGACAGCCGCACTCTCCATTACCAATGGTGCACCGGATAACGGGTATTCTGAAAAACTCGATGCCTCCATTGATTCCATGGTTGGCAATGTTTCCGCCAGTGGGGAAATCGCACTGCTTTCCGCCCAGGCTACAGACAACAGCACCATGAAAGTATCTCTAGATGATACCAGTGTCGCCGGAGCGCAATCAGGAACCGTGACCCTGAGTCTGGCTTCGAACGGAGAAGGAACCAGCGGGCTTGGTATTACCGACCTGGCGCCACAAGATGTCAACATCAGCGCCAGCGTTATTCGTACAGCTCAGGGATCAGTAGATCCATTGACTATGCTGGTTGGTCGAGTGGGTGATACGCTCAGTCAAGCCATCAACATCAGCAACAGCGCAGCTGCTGATGGCTATTCCGAAGCCCTTGATGTTTCGGCTTCAGCTAACGGCGATGTAACGGTGAGCGGTTCAGTCAACGCGCTTGCCGCCGGCGACACAGACACCAGCATTATGGTTTCCGTTGACTCCAGCACCTCAGGGACCTCAAACGGTGCGGTGAGCCTAGCCCTGGAGTCAAACGGCCAGGAATTTGGTTTTGCCAATAACATTGACCTGGGCACTGAGATCGTTAACGTCTCCAGCATTGTCTATGACTACGCAGAGGCAGACCTGATAACAACCATTGATTTCGGTACGGTTCGGGTGAACACCGATGCGACGCAGGTGACCACACTGGCCAACTCCGCCAGTGGCGCTTTAGTTGATGACTTGGTCCTGAACTCGACAAATATGTCTGAAGGATTCACGGCGTCAGTGGAATCTACAACCATTGCCGCAGGAGATTCGACCAAGGTCGAGCTGAACATGAACACCTCAACGGCAGGCATCTACACGGGGACGGCAACCCTTGGCTTTCTCAGCCGAAACAGTGATATTGCCGACGCCACCCTGGGTGACTCAACCGTTATGCTGACCGGTACGGTGAACAACCTAGCTGAGGCGGTAATTTTCGATACAACAGACAGTTATGAGGATGCGCTACTCAGCGGCGGTGGCACCCAGTACACTATCGACTTTGGCACGCTACTTTTAGATAATCTGGGATCGACGCTGCAGGATGAATTTGCCCTGACAAACGCGGCTACTGGCCCAGCTGATAATCTGGATGGTGACTTCTCCTCCCTCTCCCAAAACAGTGCGTTCAGCCTCTCCGGATTTGACAATTTCGAAGACCTGAGCGCCAGTGCTCTACTCTCCGGGTTACTGGTTAGCCTGGATACTTCACTGCTGACACTTGGTGCCTATGAGGAAACAATTACCCTGAATCCTTACAGCACATTTTGGAATTACTACGGAGATTATTCCCTCGACAGTATTGAAATACTGTTCAAGGTCAACGTAGTCGAAGGGGGAACAAATCCTGTGCCGGAACCCAATTCAGTCCTGCTCTTTTTCAGTGGTCTTGCTGCACTGCTCGTAAGACACCGTAAATCTCACCGTTAA